The genomic stretch CTGCTCGCGTCGCGCCGCTTGCCATCGGCGGCCGCGTGATGCCTACAAGATAAGCTTCCGCCCGTGGAGCCTCGGTCTCCAATCGAAGTGGCCGCCTTCCCTTTCCACATGCATCCACTTCACACATACATGCGCCAGACAACAAAGATTCAGAGAAAAAAGAACCAGGGAACGAGAAAGATCTGTAGAGAAAAGGAACACGAACAGAACAACTCGCTGATGCTCTAGTTTGCACTTTGCAATCCCTCCTACCAGATAAATGTTTCCTCCTGGAGCCGCCCTTGCCGCCACCGAGCAGTCCGGCCAACCCATCCCAGGTTCCCAGCTTGCAATGACCCTTTGGTTCAGGCAGCCAGGCAGGAGAGATGAGAGCTTCTGGAGTTGGATGATGAGAGGCTGAGGGTGACGGGATGGTGAAGAGAAAGAGGATAAGGCTCATGCTAACTATGGCTGGACTACGTTCATAGACCAAGGCCTCATGTTCACGGCTGCATGTGTTCGTGATACAAAATTCAGCtattgcatttttttctttgccaaatATTTTTATCATGGTTATCACGGTTATGCTTTATCATACAAGGATCATATTATACTTGATCATTAGGATTTATGAGGTACAAACATAAATTAAATAATTTGCAGACAGCATAATAGACAACTCATTATATTAACTGCCTATTTATTATCTACGTATGATGTGGTAAATACTTGCAGACAATAGCTGTCTAAACCGTTGCAAGTACCCTTGGTTGCAGCCCGCTTCTACTGGCTCTAGGCGTTCCTCCACCGCTGCAGGAGGGAATTATCGCCTGCAGGCAGCCGGTTTTCTTGAGCTTCCGTGGTGCTTAGATCCAGGCCCCCGGCAAAAAAAAGACGCGGAGAACCAGTACCCGTACCAAAGTACAGTACCACATACGAGATCCTAGCAAGTTCGCAACGAGATGACGGCACCGCGCTACGGCTAGCACATGCGTCGTCTCGCTCCcccaaaaggcaaaaaaaagaCCACACACCCCTACGCTACACGGCTACACCGTAACACCAGAGTCACCAACGCCGCCGAACACCGTGTGGGAAACAAAGCTCCCGCACACGGGTTCGTTAAAACCCCGGAGAGGATGCCGAGGCCAGGTGGAGTGCGGTGCTCGGTGCTCCGCCGGAGCAGCTCGCCTCTCCTGACTCCTGTCTCCTCCGCGTTTGCGTGTACCTCAGCTCAGCATCGAAACTTCGAAACGACACCACCGCTGCCCCAAAAGCAAACTGCAAAAAGCGGCCTCAGCTTTTCGACGTCTGCCGATCCCGATAACATCATCGTACCCGTGCCGACTGACATTCTGAGCCTGACAGACCCCTTTTGCCCAGGGAATTCATAGAGGATCTCGCGTCCTTCCCTTTACTTCCCGGCCGAACAATTCAGTACGGCCATATGCCCGATCGGGTCCGTGTGCTCGCGTGCCTTCGTGCTGTCGACCTAGCACGGTCGCGTCGCTATGACTCTACGAGTTGCTGTAAGTGGCAACACAAGCGATCAGCACGGCGCTGCCCACACATGACGTCCGTCCTTCTATAGCTGCAACATGCtcatcgttttttttttttggagattaGCTCATCTTGGTTTTTCACCTTTTTGACGCTCCAATAAGCAATGCTCCAACAGCGCATGGAGACCGGAGAGCAGCAGACAACCTGCTACAGCTCAGATTGGGCTTCGTTTGTTCTGTAGAGCCCATGTTTAGTTTGGGCCACTTGCGTAGCCCAACAATTTCCGCACCGGAGTGATCTCTCCTTAGCAATGGAACCAGTCATTCTATGCTCAATCATGCGGCAGCGTACAATTCTTGCTCAGGGTAGGACGGTAAGTACCCAGAACTCCAGAAGGCCAGAACAAAGCACAGAGCATGATATCAAAAGTAGCTACAGAAACCTACACTACATCTAGCCAAATCCGATAAAAATGTGCGCAACAAGGGGACCAGTCAACAGTGACAGATGCGGCACTTCAACTCAACAGCAACAGGCCCGGCACCCGCCGGTCTCATCCTGTGTGTAAAACTAAAGGAGTTAAATACACCAACGGCTTTGAACCTGTCCCGAAGTGCCGCTTAGATCCACAAACTCACAAAATCGAAATCTAGCACTCTAAACTTGTTAAGTTGTGCCACTTAGATCCATACCCCTTCGAAATCTGATGTGGCACGCCAACGTGGCGCCACATGGACGAACATATGCAAAAAAACCCTTGAGTTTTATCTTCTTCTACATCTACATCCTCCTCgcctctttctcctctctctatATCCGCCGGCCCCGCACCCCGCTCCCCCACTcccaccgccggcggccactccggccccagcatccacagccgcctGTCGGCTGCCATTCCGACGTCGGCGGCCACCAatccgtcgccgcctcctgccctcccctcctcctcccctagTCGCCACCACCCTCTCTCTCCCAACCCCTCGCCCCGCCATCTTCCTCTCCCGCCCTTCCCCGGTCATGCTGGTGGCCATCTCGGAGCCGGCGGCCCTCTCCACCccgtctccctccctctcctccctcccccacccctcttCTCCATGGCCGGCCGAATCCTAGATCTAGGttcagccgccgccaccgcctcctcctccaccgctgccGGCGAGCCACACCAGGTGCAAGGGCCGCCCATCCCGACGGCTAGGGGGCCCTCCGCacccggcgcctcctcctcctcttccaccgTTAGAGGGCCGCGCCGGGCATAGGGGTGGGCTCCGTTGCGCGAGGGCCGCTCGTCCCAGTGGCTAGGGCCCCCTCCAcaccggccgcctcctcctcctccttcgtcGTCGGCGAGCCGCACCGAGCGCAGGGGCTAGGTGCCGTCACCACTACCCCTAGCGCCAGTGGGCTGCGCCGGTGGGGTTCGTTCGTCCCGATGGCCAGGGGCACCACCACCTCTCCCGGCACCGCCACCCCAAGCTGGCGCCGCTCGCCCGGCCGCACAGCGCTCGCCACTCACACGGGGCCCGCCCGGAGTCATCcgatgagagagagaaaggagaaagAGACGAGAGGATGCATATATAGAAGAAGATAAAACTCAAGAGCTTTTTTGCATATGTTCGTCCATGTGGCGCCACGTTGGCATGCCATATTAGATTTcgaaggggtatggacctaaGTGGCACAACTTAACAAGTTCAGGATGTCAGATTTCGCAAGGTGCCAGATTTCGATTTTGCGAGTTCGTGGACCTAAGTAGCACCTTGGGACAAGTTCAAGAGCTGCTGTATATTTAACTCAAACTAAAACATTCCCCTGAACATTTTCGGCGTGTTAGGTTTTCTGTTGCTGGTGGCCAACCATCCCCTCCCAATCTCCCATGATGCCTCAATGAGTCCCACCCCAGGCATTGAGGCATATGCCATCGTTTATCAGTAAATTTGGACATCTGTTTCTCTTTTGTTACTTCAAAGAATACATGGTTGATATTCCCATAtaccattttttttatcataccaGGTCAGACTCCACTGAATCCTGCCGCCACCACGGAACCCCTGCCTTATAGCTGTGGTGTTCACCTTCATGATCCCATGAGATTTCTGATGCTTGCAGGCCAATTACGGATTTTGGTTCCTTGCCGTGGGCAGCAATCCATGCTTCAACGGcagcttctttctcctcttcactATTGTAACTCAGCCTCTCCCTTCTGAATGGGTTTATGCTTGGATTAGCCTTCGCTGCCATTGCGGCAGTCATGTATGCAGAATCCCCTATAATTGGAGTGCCTATGGCAGCAAGCTGTGCCCTTATCTGCAACACAATGTAATTCCAAATTAGACTATAATGTGATGTACTATAACTATAAGCAAGCAATCACATTCCTGGAAAGGATTAAAGCACTGAACAAAACAATGGCATACGCATAGTTCATTCAATTAAAAATACAAGCACTGGCAAAAATAAGCAGATTGTGCTTTAATGTTTACCAAGCTGGTAGGCTGTTAGCtcagaaactttttttttattatagaAACCCAGAAGGGGAATAATCAAGCCGCTAATGGTGTGTCTGACAGAAAGTTACATGATACCTGATGAGTTTTCCCTGTCAAGAGATTGATTTTACATTCATAGGCAGCTTCTTGCTGGGGCCATCCACAGTCGTTTACATTGTAAGCTTTCCTGGTCAAAGAACTTGGCCATGGTACCTTCTTACAATCAAGCACCTCCATTTGACAGAGATACCATTTTGCAATATGATCTGGTTAAATACGAAGAAAACATTAATATATTGATACAAAGATTTCAATGTAACAACCAATGCCCACCAGACTAAAACAAGAAAGTTATTTGAAACTTATTATGCGAGCGCTCAGCCACGCGCCTATTCAGCATTTAGCCAGTCAAGGACTTGTACCTTCTAGAGTGTTTAAACATCCGAACAGAGAGTAACAAGGCAATGCTCAAATGACTGACGGAGGAATAGACGGGACTTGTATGTAAACATTCACATTTCACTATTTTCAGTAAATGACCACAACTTAACAAAGGTGCAGGTGCACATATCATAAAGAGAGTACACAATTTTACCTAAAATAAATTGTATTTCCCATCCATGCATATGCAATGCTTGAAGATGCAACGAGTTTTCAGTTCAATAGTACCTTCTGAAACTAATCTAGGAGCGCGATTAACAGGACGCATATAATGGGTAATTGTTCCTGTAGACACAGGTGCTGTAGTAAGCGCAAGATACACTTTTTTGACCTGTTTTTCCTGTTGCCAAAAAAAGGGTATCATTGCCAGTACAGATTCAAGACCCAAAAGTACACAGCACTGCAGTCAGGCAGTAACATACCCTTATCAGTCCATGGAAAACTGAGCAGAACTCTTTAGTTTTAGACAGTACTACACTGCAAAATGTCAGAAAAAAAGGCACTAGTCACTTAATTCCCACATTTGATCATAACAAGTTTATATAAGTAAATTGATAAACGAACCAGCCTTCAGAGCAGTTGTCAATTTGGTGAGTCGTCATTAACGGTGTTTCCAACCCTAATGCACGTGAAGTAAACACAGCACAGGATTCCTCAATGTTATCAGTTGCTCCTCCCACCTGAAAGTTGAAAGTTTGCAGGATATTATTTGAGCTTAGTAAAGTTCAACTGCAACCTAATGACTGGTTGGACCATTTCTAGCTTCATGAATAGCCCCATGCTCCTGGCTGCATTCTATGTTGCATTGGTGATACAGACACATTGTAATTGAGGTGAATTTTATTTTGTTAAGTAACCTAACATAATAGGTATCATATTCATGAACAATTTAAACAGCATCAAATTAAAGATAGATAATGAACAATATGTTCAACAAAGTAGACGTCTAATCTGTTGCAGAAACACATTCCATGTTACAACATGTGCGGACTAAGAAGTTTAGAGCCATTAAGTCACGAGCAccaaaaaaataggaaaaatgaACTAATGGAGGAAACGAGAAGCATACTGAGGTTGCAGCTGGTTTATTGAGGACAACGTAGTCATCAGCAACTGCTATTACCCTTGATTTCCAATCAATTTCATAACACCTGGCAGGATTGAGTAAGGAACATACTCATAAGCACTCAAAGCTGACTCATTCATTCACCATAGCAAGAGTTCGCAGCTGATGACAAAGAAAAGCAATACATCTTACCTCGGAAACCGTTTGGGGTGCACATGAACCCTCAGATATGTGCCGGCCTCAAGAAGCTGGTTGGGATCCGTCACCCTAAATGTCTTCTGTGCTTCCCTCACCGTCTTCCCCTTAATGGACGCCCTCCGGCGCAGAACAGATGGATCGGTCACTTCCCTAAAGATCCTAACATGCTCTGGAGCTGCGTATGGGGGCGGCTGTGGCGCAACAAGGGCATAGTACACAGCCCCAAACTTGATAAGATCTGCAACATACCTTCACACCCACAATGTTACTCATGACTCACTCTTGCATCAGCTAATTCATTCCATTTAGTAAGAGAGCGAGAGACAGCATATTGGGAGAAGGGTGCTTACAGAGGAGGAAGGCCGAGAGACCTGGAGATGAAATCAGCTGCCACCTCGTCCTCCCGAGCTACGAGGTGCTCGATTCGTGGAGGGTCGTCTTGCAAGGGGCACGGCAGAAGCCGATCATACACTGGATATCTGCATGATTGTGGATATCACCAGAGTGTATCACTTGGGAATAGCAGCTGCTGGAATCGTAGAAGGATATGAgtggggttgggggggggggggggtgcggacTTACGCTGTGGTTGTTGGGGCCTCGACCGCCGCGGCGGTTGACACTGTGGCAGCGGGGGCGATGTGCGTGGAAGGGGAgagccgggagcggcggcgtggggccgAGTGGGTAGTGAGGAGGGGACAGGAGGAGGAAAGGGCGCGAGGGACGAGGGAAGGGGGAAGAAAGCGGCGGTGCCATAACTTCGGGAGGAGCGACGCGACGGAGGTCGCCGGcttcggcatcggcggcggcggcgggaggagccgGGGTTTTGCTCTGCTGTTTTGGGCTTTTGGGGGTTGGGACGTTGCTGACTTGCCTTTGCTGGGCTACTAGTACAGAGGTCAGATAAGATATTTTTCTCTGCTCAGATAAGCTTGGGGCTTTTGGCTCAATCTTAACTTTTTCCTCAGCAAATTTAGGGTGAATTTTGGTTTGAAGCTGTTTGTCGACTTTTCTGCTGATTCAGGAGAAATCCCAATCCCTGCATTGCGAAATTTTGTTTGACAGAATTAGGCATGCATGTTCATTTGCTCCTATATTTTGGTACCCCCAccgattttttttaatcaaaaaaCTGCTGAGCAAGAACGGATTTTGGCAGGGCGATAGGGTGATTGAGTCATTTCTTGATTGCAGTTCAGGAGTTTCATCCCTAAATTGGGTACTTTTTTCATGAATTGCTGCCTACTTGTACTGTCAGCATCGCATATTCAAGGCTTTCAAGCTGGTAACTTGCTAATTGACTTAGTCGACGACATCTGGCAAGTGCCAAATGAAAACCATAGACCTTCGCTTTCATCATCAGTAACAATCAAAGTCAGTCTTAAATAACACATCAAATCATCACCAATTCGAACAGCACCATGCAGCACAGCCGCCGCCCCGATCACCTCGTCATGTAAGCGACGAGCTCCTCCAGGTCCTGTCTGGACGACCCACCCTCGGCCACGGCGCCGCGGACGGCctccccgagcgccgccgcccgccgccgcatctCCGCCCCTTCGTCCGAGGCCATCACCCTCCCGATCGCCTCGCGGACCGCGGCCGCCGGGGTGACGTCGTGGCGCTGCTCCCACGGCCGCACGAGGATGCCGGCCCTGAGGTACTTGCACACGAGCTCGGCGTCCCATGGCTGGTCGCTGTGCATGGGCCACGCCAGGATGGGCTTCCCGTGGCTCAGGCTCTCCACGgtggagttccacccgcagtggcTCATGAATGCCCCCGTCGCGCGGTGCGCAAGGATCTCCAGCTGCGGCGCCCACCCGGTGATCACCACGCCGGCTCCCCGTGCCGTGGCGTCGCCGAGCTCGGacgccgcgacggcgaggcgcgCCCCGCTCTCCGGCGCGGCCTCGTCCCGCATGTCGGCGCGGTCGGCGTCGCGCAGCACCCAGATGAACCGCTGGCGGCTGTCCCGCAGCGCGGCGGCCAGCTCGCGCACCTGCTCCGGCCGGAGCGACGACGTCGTGCCGAAGGAGACGTAGAGCACGGAGGACGACGGCTGCTTGTCGAGCCAATCCAGGCACTCGTGCCGCGCGCTCCCGGTCGTGCCGGGAAGGAGCACCGGATTCAGAGGCCCAACGGCGAACAGCTTGGGGCCATCCGAAGAGGGGATCCCCGCGAGCACGTCGAGGAACTCGCCCTCGAGCGCGCGGCAGGTGTTGACGACCATGCCGGCGCCGGGTGCGCGCCTGCGCTCCTGGCCCATCCGCCTGGCGAGCGCGACGAACTCCTTAGTCGCGCAGGCGTCGGACGGGTGGAAGACGAGGCCGTGGTCCCGCAGGAGCGCGTGCCCGGGGTCCGCCCACCCGACGTTGTACGAGGCGGCGAGGCAGTGCACCCCGAGCGCCTCGGCGTTGGGCAGCCGCGCGGCCTCCCCCGCCGCGAACGCCGCCATGCGGTCGTgcaggacgacgacgcggcggtggGACGCGGAGAGCTCCTCCAGGAGCTTGCCAAGCGGGGACCGCGCGCCGGCGCAGAAGGCCTCGAAGAGGGGCAGCATGTGCACCGGGAACGGGGACGCGGGGTCCGGGGCAGGGGACGCGTGCGCCGGGACCTCGAGCGCGCGGAAGCGGACCGCGGTGAGGAACGGGGAcccggcgccagcgccgccgcagccccagCCGTGGAGGCGCGCGCGGGCCTCCCGGAGGTGCGGCTCCGGCGCGGCATAGTGGACGGGGAGCCCCCGCGAGGCGAGCAGCAgggagaggtggaggagctggtTCAGGTGGCCCTGCGCCGGGAACGGCACCGTCACGACGGCCACGGCGGATTCGGGTTCCATCGCGGCGCTGGGTGCGGATTCGCCTGGGATCGGAGGAACGAGGAAGGCAAATTCGCCAAGTCGTGTCGAGTAGCCCAAGGCCAGGGGGGAGCGTGCTCGTTTAGCAATCCTTTATGAATTTTTAATgggaaaataaatgaaaaaggTTGTCAGTTGCCACCTGTGTTTCCATTCGTTTTCTCCACTTGTGATCTTCTTTTCCAACGCGCGCATGCTGTTCGGCGGAAGTGCGAAGCCGACAGATCACCTGCTCACGAGTCACGATTGTCATCTGCTGACAGAAACCGGCATTTCCGTTGCTCatcttgggccttgtttagttgctcaaagtttggaggtgcaaaattactgttatagcactgtagcacactgtagtgtttcgtttgtatttgtgaattattatccaaatattgactaattaggctcaaaagattcgtctcgcaaagtacaacaaaactgtgcaattaatttttgatttcgtctacatttagtactccatgcatgtaccgcaagtttgatgtgatggggaatcttctttttatatagtgtcaaagttgggagttttgaggcaactaaacatggccttgagTCGCTGGACGGCTCGCGGGCTGCAGACCTGCAGTGTAGAGCGCGGACGACGATGACCTCCTTCGGtgatcctcctccgcctcccgctgttgccgtcctcctcctccctcacctgcaagcggtggcgccgccacctctccgaCCCCCGATTTCTCCGCGCTTCTGCGCATTCTACCACCGTGAACCCCTGCTCCTCGGCTTCTTCACCGGCTCTGCCGCGCGACTGGGGAGAAGGAGCGAGCGGCTGCCCATCTGGAGGAGGAAAGGGCTTATTCGTAAAAAATCAGGGACCTTTATGAAACGACAACCCatatttaacaaaaaaaaaacaatttggataatcgcgatccaaattaagGGTCTGAATGCAAAATAGTGGTCCGATATCTTACATACAACCCCCTACTTTGAATCGCGGTTAATAATCGCGATTCAAATTGGGGTAAATTCTGCAAAATTTCCAGGCcggcgaggcgccgccgccgccggtggacAAGGGCGCCGGGCCTGACGGGACCAAGGGGTGCGATAGCCGCGGGATCAAGGAGGTTCGGGGCGCCGGGCTCGGGAGGATGGCGGTCGGCACGGTCAGGAGCATAGCAAGAACCTCACCGGCTGCCCGCCAGAACACGGTGGACGGTTGCGCGCCGGACCAGACCAGCTTTTGCCGCCCGTTCTCCATCGCCGCAAACCCGTTCCCGGAGTCGTGCTCGTCAGCTCGTGCACGCCGCACGCGGTTTGCGGCCCGCCCCTGCTTGGTCTGCCGCTCTCAGAGGTGCCACGTGCTGGCGGCCGTGCTGCGTCTCAGTCAgtaaggtagtgtttggttgctCGCATGGAAGATGATCCTGTATGGGATGGTTCAGCTGGATGGGTTGATCCTGGATGGATTGATACAGGTGGGGATGATTCCATCCTGTACCGAGTCGTTCGGTCGATTTTAGCGCACAGCTCGGTACGGCATCTTCTCGGTATATTCCAAGAATCTGAACCATCTCATCCTGGACGAAGCGGTGCGATTCAACGAACCAAACACTTCATCGTGCTCAGATCCCGCACCAATTCATACATGTATCGGATCATACaaggaaccaaacactacctaaaGCATCCAAGCAATCCAATAAAATCGACTATTCTTCCAACAGAAAGGGACTTTGTATTTTTACGGAATGTATGGAATTGGAAATCATTCACGAAAGCGTTGTGGGCTTTCATGTCCTGTTCTtgtttcttcttccatgcttcTGATGGATCTGAAGTTAACTCGCCTGTGTGTTCTCCGGTTCTCCCTGCTGGCAACAAAACTCTGTAACTAGCCCAGTGATTGGGCTTGTGCAGAAAACCAATTGTAACTAGCACAGGCAAATGAGCACCGGAATGGCCAgcagaaacaaacaaacaatgATTTGTCACAGCTCACTGATAAAGCTCCAACGTTTCGTTGATTCGGTGGTTCAGGTCAGGATCCTGTTAGCTTACCTGTACTGGAGATGAGTGTTGTTCTCGGCTACTTCAAAAGCCTCGAAGATCTCCCAGGCAACAGCTCCTGGGATACGCTCTGAAGCATCTTTCGGGTATAACAAGGTTTGGTGGGAGCTTTCCAAGCTGTGTTCCTGCAGGGCATGCTCAACCTGACGTGGATTGGAGGCGAGGGCTGGGGAAGACGGCACTTTGTTCTGTCAAGGTTTGATTTACAGGGGGATGTTTGTTCCCACCTCTAAACTTTACCACCTGtcacattaaatgtttagatattaattaggagtattaaacatagaacatttacaaaatccattacacagatggaggttaaatggtgagacgaatttattaagcctaattagtccatgatttgacaatgtgctactacagtaactatttgctaatgctggattaattaggcttaatagattcgtctcgtcgtttagcctccatctatgcaattagttttataattaacttatatttagtcctcctaactaGGTTCCGAAGATtcaatgtgacacggactaaacacCCCTTCATGAAGAGTCTTGTCTCCTAATCTGGCGTCTACAGAGATATTTCTTCGTTGTCTATTGGGGGTCAAAGTGCTATCTGCAATCATGCAGTTTATGTCTGATCACCAGTTTTAACGAATGAATCCATCTGTGCTAATTTATTTTGGGGCCCACTGGCACCTGGTCAGGAGAGATTCTCATCTTGCTGTCTGCTGCAATAATTTTGAGGATTAACTTCTGCATTAATCTTTTCCCTTCTGAAAAGTCAATTAACTGACGAGCATCTGTCTGCTGTGACCCCTGTTCCCACTCTCCAGTACAGTACTGCAGTAACAGCTGTTCCTGTTCAATTATTCTACCCATGTTAGAGGGTGTATGTTTTTTAAActtgagtacatgtgacatCGGattttgaatactaattagaagtattaaatataatctaattacaaaactaattgtacagatggagtctaattcgcgagacgaatctattaagtctaattagtccatgatttgacaatgtggtgctacagtaaccatttgctaatgatggattaattaggtttaatagattcgtctcgcgaattagtatagaggttctgcagttagttttataattagctcatgtttagtccttctaattagcgtctgaacatccgatgtaactctcctaaagtttagcacctcgtatccaaacaccccgagCTCTCTACCCTGAActgattcatggtgcacgactGTCTCCGTTCAAAATGAAACATATTACAAACCAGTCTGTTCAGATTCTGGTTTTCGTTTCTGCAGGTCCATCTTGTAGTTTTTTCAGGTGACACCAAGGGCATGCTCTCTAGTTATATTCAGTCGGTTTTCAGCTTAAATTTCTGTTGACATTCAGTGTGTTTTCAGCTTAAATTATCAATATGTTTTCCTGTATTTGTCATGATATACTGATCAGAGGGGATGCTAACTTCAGTACACACCTCATTGACAAAGGAGAGTGTTCCGTATTATCAAATGACTGAATacagttcagagttcagactatCAAGCCTGAAAGCCGCAGCTATTGATCTATGGAGGAGCCCAAATCGATAACTGCATTGGTCATTGACGGGGACAAGGTAAATTGCGAAACAGCCAATAAAACCACAATGTTGCGCGGCAGAAAAATTGAAGAGCTGAACTGTAGAATAGAAGAAGTTGATTTCTGAATGTGTGATATTGATGCTGCTGGGTTCATTTGTGTCGCACTCCTCTTCAGCACTGGAAGATGACAACAGGTAGGAAGGTAAATTGATCCTAACCATTTCAGTTTCACCTTTTGTCGCCAAGAAAAGGCATCTCTTTTGCAAAGCCAACCGCTAAAAAAGGGCTCCTTTGTAAAGCTAACCAAGCAGTAACCTCCACTGACCAGTGTTTTTTCTTCCCAGCTGAACTGTTGAGATAATCATGTTTAGAGATTATAGCTTGAATAAGAGAGTGTTTTTTAACGTTTATGGATTGGTTCAAATTTGTATCAAAGTCAAGGATTTTGGTACAAATCTCCTCTTCCAGAGCGATCCTGTTGTGATCTTTTGATGGGTGAGATGGCTCTAGCAATCTTTATAATTCATCTTCAGTTTATACAGATACTAGTTTTTCAATCCATCCCACCTAAGAATATCCAAATTGCAAACTTTCTAATCTTAGGAGAGTTGATAAAAAAATGAGTAAAATGCATGAGCGGTCCCTAAACTTGTGCGCGTGTGTCATCTAAGTTCCCAAACTTCTAAAACGCAAATTGAACTTTTCAAACTTGCTAATTGTCCCATACAGGTCCAAATCTCTAGAACTTCCATTAATATGCCTACATGGCACACTACGCGGTGATGTGGACATGTAGATCCGCACGTAAGCTCTACCATGCTTCTCTGTCCACTCTCTCTATCTCCTTGTCCACCAGTCCACCGGCGGTCCTCTCCCCGACGATACAGAAGACCAGCACGAGCTGGACCTCGATCCGCGCAGCTGACCCCTCTCTCCTTTTCCGTCGCCGAGATCTGCATCTCTGGCAGGAGGCACTCGAGCCCCTCGGCGGCGGCAGATGGCAGCGCTCGACCTCGAGCCCAAGCCACCACCGCTTGCTGGCCACGCTGCTCTACCTCTCAGGCGCGCAGCCGTTGGCCTCCGTTCCGCCAGCCACCACTGCCCCTCGGCCCTTctgaggaggcggaggagaaaAGGGGAGGAGGATGTGAGGGGGCTAGCACGCGCAGAGGCAAGA from Setaria italica strain Yugu1 chromosome II, Setaria_italica_v2.0, whole genome shotgun sequence encodes the following:
- the LOC101773442 gene encoding RNA pseudouridine synthase 6, chloroplastic yields the protein MPKPATSVASLLPKLWHRRFLPPSLVPRALSSSCPLLTTHSAPRRRSRLSPSTHIAPAATVSTAAAVEAPTTTAYPVYDRLLPCPLQDDPPRIEHLVAREDEVAADFISRSLGLPPLYVADLIKFGAVYYALVAPQPPPYAAPEHVRIFREVTDPSVLRRRASIKGKTVREAQKTFRVTDPNQLLEAGTYLRVHVHPKRFPRCYEIDWKSRVIAVADDYVVLNKPAATSVGGATDNIEESCAVFTSRALGLETPLMTTHQIDNCSEGCVVLSKTKEFCSVFHGLIREKQVKKVYLALTTAPVSTGTITHYMRPVNRAPRLVSEDHIAKWYLCQMEVLDCKKVPWPSSLTRKAYNVNDCGWPQQEAAYECKINLLTGKTHQIRAQLAAIGTPIIGDSAYMTAAMAAKANPSINPFRRERLSYNSEEEKEAAVEAWIAAHGKEPKSVIGLQASEISWDHEGEHHSYKAGVPWWRQDSVESDLV
- the LOC101773859 gene encoding putative cis-zeatin O-glucosyltransferase gives rise to the protein MEPESAVAVVTVPFPAQGHLNQLLHLSLLLASRGLPVHYAAPEPHLREARARLHGWGCGGAGAGSPFLTAVRFRALEVPAHASPAPDPASPFPVHMLPLFEAFCAGARSPLGKLLEELSASHRRVVVLHDRMAAFAAGEAARLPNAEALGVHCLAASYNVGWADPGHALLRDHGLVFHPSDACATKEFVALARRMGQERRRAPGAGMVVNTCRALEGEFLDVLAGIPSSDGPKLFAVGPLNPVLLPGTTGSARHECLDWLDKQPSSSVLYVSFGTTSSLRPEQVRELAAALRDSRQRFIWVLRDADRADMRDEAAPESGARLAVAASELGDATARGAGVVITGWAPQLEILAHRATGAFMSHCGWNSTVESLSHGKPILAWPMHSDQPWDAELVCKYLRAGILVRPWEQRHDVTPAAAVREAIGRVMASDEGAEMRRRAAALGEAVRGAVAEGGSSRQDLEELVAYMTR